The Quercus robur chromosome 7, dhQueRobu3.1, whole genome shotgun sequence genome has a segment encoding these proteins:
- the LOC126693770 gene encoding heat stress transcription factor B-3 translates to MLYNNSNMEGMCEKGLLEYVRKSSPPPFLLKTYMLVEDPVTDDVISWNVEGTAFVVWQPAEFARDLLPTLFKHSNFSSFVRQLNTYGFRKVATNRWEFCNDMFRKGEKELLCEIRRRKAWSNKQQPVAPTQSAPQEFDEDQRSSSTSSSSGYSTLIDENKRLKKENGVLNSELLSMKKKCKELLDLVAMYAHPEKEEEDERPKLFGVRLEVPGEREMKRKRAEIRESASILLSQSCK, encoded by the exons atgttATACAATAACTCCAACATGGAGGGTATGTGTGAAAAGGGTTTGTTAGAATATGTGAGGAAGTCAAGCCCACCACCTTTCTTGCTCAAGACCTACATGCTGGTGGAGGATCCGGTGACAGACGACGTGATATCGTGGAACGTGGAAGGGACGGCCTTCGTGGTGTGGCAGCCGGCGGAATTTGCCCGTGATCTCCTCCCAACACTTTTCAAGCATAGCAACTTCTCTAGCTTTGTCCGGCAGCTCAATACCTAT GGCTTTCGTAAGGTTGCAACAAACCGATGGGAGTTTTGCAATGACATGTTCCGAAAGGGTGAAAAAGAGCTACTATGTGAAATTCGTCGCAGAAAAGCATGGTCCAACAAGCAGCAACCGGTTGCACCAACCCAATCTGCACCTCAAGAGTTTGATGAAGATCAAAGGTCATCATCAACTTCATCATCTTCAGGGTATAGTACCCTTATTGATGAGAATAAACGTCTCAAGAAAGAGAATGGAGTCTTGAATTCTGAGCTTTTGAGCATGAAAAAGAAGTGTAAGGAGCTACTTGATTTGGTGGCCATGTATGCACATCCAGAgaaggaagaggaagatgagAGACCAAAGTTGTTTGGAGTGAGATTGGAAGTTCCAGGAGAGagggagatgaagagaaagaggGCAGAGATTCGTGAAAGCGCAAGCATTTTACTGTCTCAATCATGCAAATGA